GCTTTTTAGAAGATGATCTTGTTGCAGAGCTTTCCTCGCCGGACTCTTGGCCTTCAATTTCTTGTTCGTGTTCCCTTTCTGCAGCTGTTGTCGCGGGTGGAGGTGTGTTCCAAAGATCAGGGTGATTGGAAGACATCACAACATCGTTATCCTCCTTGATAACATAACTCCATGCAGTGTAATAGTTCACATGGCGATTCGAGAAATGGACATTAATTCTGTATCGTGCGTGTATGAATAAACTGCCGAACCGACAACCATCGTCTTGGTCTTCGAAGTTTAATGGCCatatggaaatgaattcccCCTGTTTGATGGAGCTCGAGACAACACGCCCATTGCTGAACTGTTGATTCGTTGGAAACTTGTCGTAACTGAAAGGCctctaagacaatttcagcaaaacgcTGTCGAGAAGATACTTTAGTAGTATCAGCTTGACTATACGTTATAAGGTAGACACGTCTTACTTCTCTTACTCCTAATTCTACTTGTGATGACTGTTCAACTACAGCGCTATCCATGTTTTCTATGTTTGAAAGCCAATTTTCATTACTGTAATCAAATCTCAGACCACCCGTGTTGCTACGTACAATAGCATGATGCGTTGCTATGCGTTAAAATTAACTAACatttatttaagaaaacatgaactTTACAAAAATTCAGTTCCTTACCAGTGGTATTCAGTGCTTCCAAAGGCCACAaaacaattttcataaaatGGTTGCGCAAATTCATTACAACATCAAAAGAATACACACTGGATATCTTCAGACGTACAGCAACGTGACATCATTAAGTTAAGGTTATTCGATACTTTATTCAATAATACAATCACGgtcataagtcgttggaacacccaccccctttcccctgttcaatgttgcatagcgcaatgcacccaaactaactgtttagtacgttttagtttctaagcaacattgaaaggtgggagaggAAGGGATGCTCGATTAATCCCGTCAGTGTACCAacattgtgtcactgattgtagctatagtgtaaactggagtattgcccctcgatgagctctaaacttgagcctgtgatatggttacgtgatactggtcacattggcatacatggaggggcagACGGACAGACGTAcatacggacgttcatgacgtcatggctataaaaccaaattttctcacatcgatgggttaccatattttcttagctatggaaGGCGTGCGCGGAGCTCGGAGCTCGGCTAATATAGTAAGCAGTCAAGCTATGTAACACACATCTTTTCACAACTTCAACTTGCATAATTTTATTTGTAACCATAATAGTGTTTGCATCATCTGGCAAATGGTGGAAATCATTTAACAGTGATGAAAGTAATTAATTTCTGGCAGTGTGGTGCTCTTTAGGCTGTTTATATACATAGCTTGACTTCAATGCCCCAGTCTATTTATAGTATATGTTGACTCTTCCCCACCCAGTGTAAAACTGGCGtgtcccctccccctccccctccccctcgtGCCCCAGTTCCTGCTTCTGCGGGAAGTGGGGCACTGACTTTTAATGTGTCCCAATCCATGACACCTCCAGCAtcctgaaaacaacaaaaaggaaaatgcatCTCTTATAATTCAAAAATAATGATGTCTTGTGGTGACAGATTAGCAACTATCGTCAAACCATGATACCATCATTAATTTTATGATTGAGAGAGTCCTTTCAATGCAActtacagtattgtgcaaaagtaacgcaagcgaaatgcgcgaatttcgttctttgttcCCGCGACTTTTCGACGAAAATTCGCATGAAAGTTCGAGTGAAATTTCATGGCGTATCGAGTGATAATTCACTTAAACAAAGGGCGATTTTTCTTGGAATTTTCGTTAAGCTAAAGGAAATTCATGAGCAAAAACGATAATTCGCAAGGCAGTTGACGAAATTTCGCAACACATTGAACGGCAGTTCGGGAGCattcaaacaattttctttcAGCAGCTGATACGAACAGCATGTAACAAAAACTGTTTCAAACTGTATGTATAGACTAATTAAGATCAATAGAATTAAGCACCTACTTGATAGAAGGACGCTAGTTTTACTAATTAACGCttttgttttcagtaaattgTTTTACTGTACGACCGTGTGGAGTAATACTTCTAAAACTAATGTAAAAAGGGTACAATTGGTTCAGAACTTTGCTGCCAGGATAGTTCTTGGTCTTAGAAAGTACGATCACATTTCCGAAGGCTTAAAGTCACTTAAATGGCTTTCCGTTTCtgataaattatttttgtaCGATTCCATTATGGTCCATAAATGCATGAATGGTAGAGCCCCTGGCTACCTTATTAACAAATTTACACATAGATCAGAAGTTCATGACAGAAATACGCGATATAATAAAGATTTAAATCTGCTGAGATGCAGATTAAAAACTGGGCAACGATCTTTTGCCTATAGAGGGGCTACCTGCTGGAATAGACTTCCCAAAGATCTTAAAGAAGTAGTAAACACTGGTACTTTTAAGAAGAGACTTGTAAATATGCTTTTAACGTAAAATtgatttatctttatttttttagtagttaatttcattagtCTTTAGTTATTGTCTTATCttgtaattttaatatattgtggCTGAAAAGCCTTGTAAAGGGAGCttcaataaatgtatgtatgtatgtatgtaagctTTTGAATTTAGTATGACACAGCCATAGGCAGTACACGATGGCATAAATGtaattcaaataaaatattgatCAAGTAAGGTGagtgaagtaaaaaaaaaggttgaaatttATTAATGTATTAAAGTATAAAGGCAGGAGGGAGCCAAATTATTTTACTCAGCATTATCATTGAGAGTCAGTCCTTTGGAATGCAACTTTAAAAAATAGACAGACAAGTTCAGTAAGCAGTATCAAACACTAAGTaccttttttttcaatactcACTTAATGGACTCCCTTGAGAGTTCAATTTGTTTTCTAGGAAACCAATGTAGCCTAGTTTTCACTTGAAGTGGGcattatttttcaatttctaaGTAAGTTTATTTCCATACTTTTCCACCATCACTTAATCCACCCGGTTGAATTTGTAGTgctaaaagacaaaaaaaataaagattacAGTCAGATCTATTTACTTGTatgttttttctgttgtttaaCTCTGATCTGATTATTAAGTCAGAGTTCAAGaaagtggatagtgctatccaccagataaatcactctCCATTGATTAGCACAAGCCATGACTTTTGAACTGGATACTGATtttggatagtgttatccacgtTTGAAAAAACTCAGACCCCATTGACAACCATCGTCGATCCATTACCAAGGTTTATTATTGAGAGAGTCCTTTGACTGCTAGGATAGGCAGTGGCAACCCCACTTAGTAATTTTTTCAGTACTCACATTCTTCAGTTAGGAGGACGGATATGACGCCATCAGCTAGTCAATTGTTGTTTTAATCAAGGTCAAGCACTAAGTAAGGTTTTTCTTAACACTTACGTTCATTTGATGGACTGTCCTGTTTGTTTTCTAGGAAAAAATGTAGTGTAGCGTTCACATGAAGTGGGCATTATTTTTCAACCACTAGGTTAGTTTATTTCCATACTTTTTGGCATACTTGATTGGTAATCAAAGGCTGATTTTTTAAGAGAGGCTTATGTATGTACCCTGGACATTGAGTGACTTCAAGCAAGTTGATAACACAGAAATTCATCACAACATTAacatcaaaaaatcaatttatgCCCACCAtcacttttattttcacttgttTGAACTTGTAGTgctaaaagacaaaaaaaattaagattatAGTCAGATCTATTTACTTGTatgttttttctgttgtttaaCTCTGACTTTTGACTGCTAGGATAGGAAGTGGCAACCCCGCTATACTCACATTGTTCGGTTACTCCTACGTTAACCACGCCCTCAGCTTCTAGGAAAGAAATAGTCAATTATTGTTTTCATCATCTTCATACGATTTCCTGAACTTATGGATTTCCAGATCAAACGCCATTTGATCTTTAATTAGATAGTTTTCGAGAACTTGAGGCAAGGAGGAGGGGGagagaataaaagaaaaaaaaggcacaaaaaCCTTCTCTTACCAGAAGATGCCATGATTGTCTGCTGAAAATACCACGGAAACCTTTCTCCTCCAATCATTCACCTCTTACTCAGGCCCCTTGCATTTCGAGTTGTGACGTGCTGTAAGACGCCTTTTTAAAATACAGGGTTGTCACAAGGTTTCAGAGTAGCAGGTTCTGTACCAAAAGTAGGCAGCTGCCGTGAAAACCTGAAATGAAATGATACTCTGAGATGCAATCTGGGACTATTTTCAGCAAACATTTTGTAAATTTGTAGATGGTTTGCCCACTCTTAATTTGGTCTTATAGCTCTAGAATCCACCTTTATGAAATACTTGAAGTCATGTATAACCGGCATGGTATTGGACAGCTTACAGTCACCATGCCTGCCATTacctttattttctttacatGCCATGTAATTAAAAATCCTGAGAAACTGTAGTGAACATGAAGGAAACTACTATTCTCTGACACTGTATTTTGTCttcaaaacaacttttctttttcacagTATTATGGTATACAGTTACTGTGTAGTCCTTCAATCCACTATTTGAAACGTAAATAACTGTAACATTGATTGAAATAAAATTACATTCACTATCAAATACAAAATATTGAAGAGACTATGATGCTTCAGATTAGTCTAATCTCATTACAGATTGGATTGTTCTAATCGtcttcaaaatcactgtaataATCAGATTCATCTGATTCATGATCATCCACTTCATCATCTAAAGGAAGCCCAAGCTTTTCAGCTGCAAGAGTAACCTCATCATCCACTTGCACTTGTTCTGCGATCTCTTCAACCACTGTTTGAGTAGCCTGTGTGTGGGTACTGTGTTCTGCTGGTTTTGGTTGTGTGGAAGGACCAGCGGCAGTGGGAACAGATGGATGAACAGATGGAAGTTTCTTGCGGTTTTTAGCAGCCAACCAGGAAACCACACTATCTTTGATTACTTGCCGGCATTCTTCTGAGGTAACGGGTGGGCCATTTAAGCTGATATGCATCAGGGAATTTAGCATGTCCCCCTTCAGAAGACTTCGCAGGCGATTCTTGATTAACTTCACTTTCGATGCCCCCCTTTCGGGCCAGGCATTTGATACTGGAATGACAAGAAGGGCTTCTACAACAGAGATCATCAGAGGGAAATGTCCTCGGTAAGAAAACTTCTGCTTAACCAGCTGCTGCATGACCCATTCTGCGCAAGAAAGTTTACCATCTTTGACAGTTTGAGGCAGCTTCCATGTGAGGAGGTCGTACTTCATGAGTTTCCACTCAGCTTGAAGCTGTGTTTGACTAACTTCATCACCTGGGAAGTAGGTGAGAAGCCAGAACATCGATGTGCTCTTGGCCATACTCCATGAAATCATCACTCTCTTTAGGTGGTATGGCTGTTTTATCAAACACTTGCATTGCTGTGAGAACTGGAGTCGCATCTTTGAATCTTTTGGTGATATTCTTGACCAGCCCATTGACATAGTTCTTTAAGAGATTCTCCAGATACTCGATGTCTTTGCTTGAGAacttgatttcagtaacagcCAAGGTTCCTCCTTCAGCTAAATCATCTTGCAGCTTCTTTATTGGAGATTTACTGTCAACAAGTGCGACAAGTTTCTCCTTGCAAACGGTGATTGATGGTTTGATGTGGGCAAAGTTGATCGTACCCTGCTGGAACACTCTACTAAGGTCACTTAGTACTGGAAGAACTTCACGAAGAATGTAAATGGTGCCtattttctttactttcatGAGCTTCTTCAGTAGACCATAGCAAGACGGGTCTGCCTTCAAGTGGCGGAGGGTTTGGAGGATGGAAGGAAGGTCTGAACATACTGCTGCTATGGCATTGTCAAAAGATAGCCACCGTGTTTTGCAGGCCTTCTTTAACCGCTTGCCAATTCTCTTGTTTGCCTTGGCCCCAAGAGTAAGTTGTTTCATCTCTTCTTGTACGTTTAGGTATGCTGCAAGCTTCTTTGGAGAGTTGTCGAAGATTTTCCACAGCTGTGTGACCTCTGTCTCCACCGCCTTTATCATTGCTAGTTCCTCGTTGGTGTCAGTGCAGGCCAGAGCTAACCTGTGGCATACACAATGAACTGCCACCAAGCTGATGACATCCTTCTTCAGTAATGCTGCTAGGCCTCTGGTTTTACCAGTCATTACACTTGCCCCATCAGTTGCAAGGCCCCTTAGGTTCTTTAAGGGAATCTTCAAAGCTTGAAGCTGTTCAGTGATAACACCATGTAATGTTGTTGCATCAGCACTTGCAGATTCTTCCAGAACATTGGCTGTAAATAAGAACTTGCACTCTAGTCTGGCTAGGTCCATATCAAAGTACTGAACAAAAGCCAGCATCTGCTCTTCATTGCTGACATCTGCCATGTCATCCACCAACAGGCCATAAAAGGACTGCTCTTGAAGCTTACCACAGATATGATCACGCACTGTATTTCCAATCGTAAGAAATATCTCCCTGAGTGATCCACGAGATCGATGTGCGAAATACTTCAGCTCTTCAAGACCCAAGAGCTCCATCAGCTCAAGGAGGGACGTGATCTTCTTGTTGGCAATGGACTCCTTCGCCAGCCAGTACACTGCATGGAAAGCTTCCTGTAGCACTACAACCTTAGAACTCTCCTTTTCATCCACTTGCTTTTGGAAGTGAGACACTCGATTTAACAGCTCATTCTTCACTGTTGTCTGATGTTTTGCACAGGTCATATGTTCCTTGACTGTACTCCACTTGAATCTTGTGGATGGATCACTTGAAAATGTTTCACTTCTGTTCTGGGCAGACTTGCTTTTATGTTTACGGCAGAGTAGGCAATACATTCCCTCGTTCTCCACATAAACGAGCCACCAGATAGCAGTTTGGGGACAAAAGCATGTCTCCCTCTTGAACAACCACTCGTGCTGAAAACGATCTTTCTTTTTGGTCATCTTGACTCGATCCATCTCTTCTTTTGAAATACCATTGCAGCCGGTGTTTCGACATTTATGGAAGTGATGCATTTTATCAATTTGTGctgatgaaaacaaattttcaatgATTCTGTTTGTCTCATCTTCTGGTAGTTGTGGAGCGCTAGATTGCAATGCTGTGCTATCCTCACTGAGAAGAGCTGGGCCACTTGAAGCTGAACCGCTTAATTGATGAATAGAGCTGCATTCCAATTCCTGACTAGTAGATGCAGTTGTTTGATTTGAGCTGCTATTTATCTGGGTACTGCTCTGTGTGGTTACATCGGTGCTTACAACTTCCATCtctaaaaaaccaaaattaattagaCTTGCTTAAAAACCCTTTTCCCATTTTGCCCCTCTGAAATGCATGCCAAAAAAGTTAGGAATGCAATAATAAAAGaacttttcacaaaattttacttctttcacaaaatttacaattatcaaaatgtccttttaaaaatgtaaaaacccggtaaaaaaaaaaattcctcaagagcccacaaaaatgaaattaacattttaCTAATTAACAGAGGCGCCGTCACGTCTAGTGGATAAATTTGACGACTTTCTTGTTTGTATAAACACGCATTTGGCTGCTTGAGTGTTTCGTCTTGCAAATAAAGCttaacttattttaaaattatcctTCTTCGTTTCAGTAGTAGTATTAGCCTTAGTATTTCTTTTTGATTACTTAAATATGTCAGCAGACACGCGCCAGCCAAAACGCAAAatgtaaataatagtaatttaATAAGGCGGTTCAAAACTTTTACAGTAGCGTAAGAAACAAAAGTGTTTCTAAAGCGAGACAAAAGAATGGATAATTCGAATGATAGAAAAAAGTATAACGCTCaattacatgaaaatgttaGTACTCACAAGATAACCAGTGAACCAGAACGACTTTTGTCGTGTCCGGGTATTGAATGCATTGTGTGAGGTCTTTCCACTGATATTGTTTTCGTAAACAATACAAAACGTGTAAAGGACGAGTTTTTATCAACACTTACCTTGCTCGTCGTCTTGCTCATTCTCCTCTTGATCTTCGCTGATCttcttctttttaataaaattgaaatcaagcAAAGTCCTATTTCGTTTCGCTCCGCCGCCTCCGGTCgccatgattttttttctaCCTCGTGCGCTCTAACGCAATCTCTTCTCGCATTTCGCAAGCACGCACATCGACGCGACATTCTCAGCTTTCACAATCAATTAAATCAGTTCCGAATCGTGTCACGCACACATTTTATTGTACCTTTTtaagcaaaataatttttttttttactccctgTGATCCGATTTGGCTTCCAAGGAATTGTTAACTGAACAATTTTATTTCCGCAATTCGGAGTAGCCGGCGCAGTATTCGGAATAGCCGGTGAAATGAGCCGGTTGCCGGCTTATTTTGACAACCCTGAAAATACGCACTTTTTTGGCTGGAATAACGGTATTGAGACAAGTCTAGTGCATATGAAACATTGTGAAGACTAAactttaaataggaaaatttcagttgaaATTAGCAAGTGTATTTTaacgagagaaaacaaagagCGCGATATGACTTTTGTCATTCATTCCAGTCCACGCATCGCAAtcgaccaaaaaacaattttaggaTCAGACATTATTCACTTACGCTTAACCTGGTAGTTTTGACCATAAGTTGTCGGACAGACACTTTCAACCCTATGTTTTTTTTGGTGAACCCTTTCTTAAGGAGTCAACTAAATTGGAAAAGAAAACTATATTTAAAAAGTTTTATGAACCCTGAGCTCAATTCTTACTTTTTACTCAGCTAATTAACACCACTGGATCACGCGAGTGAAATTCACCAGTCATGATATTGCCTTCAATTTGGTCTTGCTTGAAAGCTGAGCTAtatgtaatatttaacaatggAGAATCCGAAAAAGAATTAAGTGTTCGGCTCGTCTAGGGCGAGGAAATGGCATGCAGGGTTTAGTGTACGGTTCTAAGGGTGCGAACTGCGAATGTTCATGGGTCCAATAACGGATCATTTTAGAAGGATAactagtagggagcttaagcacgcacatTTTTGAAACggggacgacaaccggaagtgagctgttttctcttttaatttgtattcacacaaccacatttacattactaaatatcttttctccattagagatgattagtataaaaatctgggagataccactgtcctggcacaggaaatgttctcttccggttgccgtccgcgtctcaaaaacgtgcgtgcttaagctccctactaacAACGGATCCTTACTAGAAGGATTTGTAAATCGGAAAACTTCACTTGATTGCTGCTCGAATGAGTCCCTTAAAGAACAAAATACATGCCAATTTTGAGTTTTTGCCAAATGTCTCCCCCACCCCTCACCCAATAAACGTC
The Montipora capricornis isolate CH-2021 chromosome 10, ASM3666992v2, whole genome shotgun sequence genome window above contains:
- the LOC138020873 gene encoding zinc finger protein 862-like, translated to MATGGGGAKRNRTLLDFNFIKKKKISEDQEENEQDDEQEMEVVSTDVTTQSSTQINSSSNQTTASTSQELECSSIHQLSGSASSGPALLSEDSTALQSSAPQLPEDETNRIIENLFSSAQIDKMHHFHKCRNTGCNGISKEEMDRVKMTKKKDRFQHEWLFKRETCFCPQTAIWWLVYVENEGMYCLLCRKHKSKSAQNRSETFSSDPSTRFKWSTVKEHMTCAKHQTTVKNELLNRVSHFQKQVDEKESSKVVVLQEAFHAVYWLAKESIANKKITSLLELMELLGLEELKYFAHRSRGSLREIFLTIGNTVRDHICGKLQEQSFYGLLVDDMADVSNEEQMLAFVQYFDMDLARLECKFLFTANVLEESASADATTLHGVITEQLQALKIPLKNLRGLATDGASVMTGKTRGLAALLKKDVISLVAVHCVCHRLALACTDTNEELAMIKAVETEVTQLWKIFDNSPKKLAAYLNVQEEMKQLTLGAKANKRIGKRLKKACKTRWLSFDNAIAAVCSDLPSILQTLRHLKADPSCYGLLKKLMKVKKIGTIYILREVLPVLSDLSRVFQQGTINFAHIKPSITVCKEKLVALVDSKSPIKKLQDDLAEGGTLAVTEIKFSSKDIEYLENLLKNYVNGLVKNITKRFKDATPVLTAMQVFDKTAIPPKESDDFMEYGQEHIDVLASHLLPR